TCATCAATTATAGAACAAACCAAAAAGAGTAGAAGAGATGATTAAATTCCATAGATCTAGAAAAATAACcaatataaaacatatttttctaCTAATAAatccttatatttttattcataaattataTAAGCATTAAAATAGTTAGATACAAACTAAACATAATATTTAAGCCCGATTCAACCCAAAAACTTAACCTAATACGATGTTAACATCatcttatatattcaaatccatattttcaaattaaccCATATTATGCTATTAGTTGTTTTAACTGTTTTTTTTACAAGATTTAACCCACAAGCTTAAGCTAAtagaataaaaaacatagacttACAAACCATCAGTTACTCTAATAAAAACTAGTATGAAACTCAACATCTCAACACttatttaaagtaaaaatacaagaaaattaatCATTCTAACCCCTCAAAACAACTAAATTTGTTTACCCATCACTCCTACATACCAATTAGGTGTGCGTCAATAAAAACTTAGTTctatatatactaaaaataaacatggctaataaaaatattaatctattATACTAACCTGCCAGCACAAAAGGTGATGATATAATCAGCTCCAAAACAAGTGAAAATACTAGTAGGATCATCATATGCATAACTATAAGCAGTGGGGCAAACAGACTTAAACTTCTTAGAATAGTAAGTAGGTTGGCAAGTCATGGAATTCCCATGCACTCCTCTGCAACAATACTCATCTGTGTTAAACACATCACATGCACTCCGGCACGCCACCGTCCTTTTCCCGACCTTCACCGCCAGCTCCGACGGACAATCATCGCGCAAATCACCGTCACACCCGGCCGTGCTACAATTTCCGCTCACTCCATTCACTGCTCTCACACTCATCGGCAGATTGAACCTGTCGAAATATAATTAGTATTAAAGTATATTATGATAGTCTTTGAATGATCTCTGTGTTTGCTAATATTATCATTACCCGTCGACAAGACTGACGTCGTAAAAGTCTGGATTTGCTAATGTGAATTCAGCTAAGGTTGCCGGAGGCTCACCGGAGCCGGCACACTTGAGATTGGTGCCACAGTTACCAGTTTCACATGAGCCATTGCCGGAGCTATCAAAGTTGCAGCCGCTGCGGCCCCATATCCGGCCGGACCACCCGACTGGCGCCGTGAACACTATCGATTGGCCGGACTTTAGAGGGAAGCCTCCGCCGCCGAAGTTGTCTCCGGGAGTGATCCCCGGCCAAACCATCTCATTGCATTGGTTAACTATTGTGAAAATTCTCGCACCTTCGCTATGTTTTAGTAAAATCACTGCAATCGTTATTATTGATATAAGTTAATGCACATCAATGTGACTAGTTAAAATAGACTAACATGTATCAAAGGAGAAAGTAATAACCTGATGatgtgaagatgaagatgatgactcTTATATGAGTTGCCATTgcttctattttgtattttctttcttttggtttgaTATTGTATGATggagaagaataaaaaggaaaTGTGTTGGTTTATAAGGAAATGAGAAGTGGAAGAGTGGGAGAAGAATACGTGGGAATGAAACATAGATTTATTGCTAAAATATAGTTAAGAGGTTTATGCTGATGTGCCTTGGTACCTTGCTTGAGTCAATAGTGCAAGTACGAGGAGTTTGTagattcctttcttttctctggGTTGTTCgttcttttcattttgttaaataaattttggataattcttttgttttgttttattgctatttaaaatactttagcTCATGTtcagtgtttttttatatataaatatgaataagtcGTATGAGGACATACGATAAATATGAATACAAGCTCTACAACACATATGCCCTCACCTTATCTACCTAAAGAATTTGACGTCAATAAACCAAATGGTCGTttgttgtttaataattttttaaaaaaaatatatatatttagaagctcatttttattttattttattaacaatatgaCCAAACTGCCACATACATGAAAGTCAAGTGCCTTAATTGTTCAGTCGTGAAgtaaacttaatttttattataaaaaagtaaaatgcaATACAgtgagtattttattttaataaaactaatttataaaactataaacaaaattttatgaagcaaataaataaaaaaattctcatttacttatcaaaacaacaaaacgaACTTCCAGTCAAAGAAttgatgataaaagaaaaaaaatcaaattaaagtgtCCATGCTTCAgaaatatttatgtataattACGAATGAATtagcaatttttttacaaatattgaatattttaataatacatatatgtaaaataaaGTTAATGTATTGCAtatcttgataataaattttttaagtgtatatatttataattatgggTTAGCAAATTTCTGTATTTGTTGTATGTAAATTGAAAGTAGAATTGgattgcttttgttttgttttgttttggtttttttttaattagttataaagTTTTAGAATTAAAAGGACATGAGAAGCATCATTTTCAAGAGACAGAAATTTCTAGAGCTTAGATGATGATGAGAATGACTACTTGGTGGATCTTATCTAAACAAgatctttaaataaaataaataaataaaagtttaaaattcatttgaaaaactctctataaatattataatattgacatataaaagtcaaagaaacaaaaaaatttttccttTAATCAAATTGGTTGAAAAGAAGCATTTTTCATTGATGAAATCATAGAGCATTTAATTACATCAAAATTAAGAACATGGTTAAAAGagttttttaaaagtttaaaagtCTATCTCACTGGAAAATGAGTACTCtgtgtctctctctctttttctttttataaagcAATGCTTTATTAACATCAATAACTCAGTTGACCATATAATCTCATCAATAATAAAGacaaaggattgatataaaaacttgtatgtaatatttcaataatattaaaacaacCACTTTTTTtggtattaataataataataataataataataaaagaatccATGCAGAGGAAAGATGAGGGCATCATCCAACATTAAtatctcaaaaataaataagtaaataatgatAGCATCCTGTGAATTCAACATCAAATAAACATCCATCTACTAGCATCAGCAAATGGAGCACTTTTTTTTGACTAATCTTGCTCAAAAAAAGATAGAGAGGGAAATGCCCAAAAAATGGCAATGTAAAGCTCAAATGATAAAGAGATGCCAGCTCTCAGGAAATGGATGGGAAGAGGAAATTATCCATCTTTGGAATTAGCATCCAAAATGAAGTCATGCTCAATCTtccaaatcccaaatttaaTTACTTGCATAGGGTAGATGTCTCTGAGAGATTGCAAAGTTGAGACTAGATTTGACAATGACAACAAAGTCCGCAAGTTTGGATTTCTTTAAATTCGAGTTGCaaacaattaaagaaagaatttttttttatatatattagatgagtatttatatatcaacatagataatgtttttttttaattattataagtatatttatttcatgattttaCTAATTTTGCAAGAGTTgttattctattatttttaatcaacatCTTTGACTAATGATGCATATACTTGTATTAAATCGAGAATTACAACAAATCAAAGAAGTTCAGGATATTTTTGATCTCATTGAAATCTGTGAGAAAGCTTATGATGATATTTCGTGAGTAGCTTGAGctcaatttgaaattttgagctTTTAAAATGAGATTAAGTTTAGTTTTTGAGTgtcaaaattaatttcaagtcAAGTAATACTCTATCAAGCTTTACTAGATAGctcaaattatataaatatcttatatttttatgtatttattataatattattatataatatgttattttatttaaaacaatatatgaTTTGTGAGGTTTTAATTTcgaactaaatttttttatattttcaatcgttaaataattgttttattttaatttcaagcTAAATCAAACtaatctcaaataaattttttcaagCTAATTTCTTTAATTCTAATTTCAAGCTAAATCAAACTAATCTCGAGCAAATTTTTTCAAGCTAGGAGccaatcaatattgattgaagctCTAGTTGAGCTTCGTTTGAGCAAGCTCAACCCATAAATGGCTCAATCAAGCTTAGCATGCCATCCATTTGATTAAGGCTGAATCAAGCTTATCTggatagttaaaaaaatatgtaaatatatatattttttatatatttttatgatatttaatgttattatattaaaaatagggaaaataaattataggtccctgaaagtttcaaaacttctCAAACAGACTCTCGACATTTCAATTTTCTAGACAGACTCTCATTTTTCAGTTTACTTTCTTTTCAGTCACTGCTGTTCACTttgtcaatttattttattttataacatgtacttttcatttaataaatatattttttgtttaacattgcAGAGTTTATGTGGAATTACAAAacttttcacttaatatattacttttttcttttaatatagtTTTTGATGTATAATATATGACTTTTCCGTTTTATATCATTTGTTTTGCTTAAAAAACTAAGGGGACATTTCGGTCACCATCAGCTGCCTTTTataacagaaaaaaataaaccgTCTACAAAAAGATCTTTTGGGAATACCCAAATTTGATTGGACGATTTGTGAATAAGTGAAACTTGGAAGGACTTACAGGCATTTCCagttaaaaatatgatataattgtattgtttatcactaaaaacaaaaatcaagttgtaaatgtgtttttttttttttcttaatgcacTAAATCCACTtgaattttacattaaaaaactaataaattcattcaattttaattttgagctAATAATAACTCATAAGCTTTTAAAGCTAATTTCCCATTTTAAGGCCAAGCTATTCAATTTGAGCCCGGTTCTTTTAAAGGagtagatatattttatttttttttataaatttatttgattttaattttgcgCTAAATCAAACCCAGGTGGAATACAGCCTTTTCAAGCTAATTTTCCATCTCAATGCTATGCTATTTAATTTTGGTTGAACTCTAGTAGGGCTAAGCATAATCAAGCTCATCTCATTTAAAATAGGAAAGGAAATTATAGATCTTTTgccaaaaatacattaaaaaataaaaatcaaataattataaaaagggTTTGATGAGTTTTGTGGGTATAAAAAGAGTCTAAaaggctaatttattaaaaaaagtaaagagatacaaggaaaaaaagaaaagagaaaagacaaCAAACAACCACAACcttaacaaaaagaaacaagagggtaaatttttcatgtggtcaCCGTGTTATGgttgattttcattttggtcattgtgtttcaatttatatctttttgattattaaatattgatttgttttcaccgTGAGGTCATTTGGGGTTTTCCGGCCAATTTTAAATGATGTGGCAACTGGAAATGCCACGTCACTTACTTTATTTTCCGGATTAAGTAGTTCGAGTCGACATCAGACGATCTGTCGCTCTCCAACTGGGAtgagagaaaatattaaaataaagcgACGTGATATTTTTCGTCAGCGTTATTTAAAATTGGTCGAAAACCGTTGACTCTcggaaaacaaatcaatatctaatgactaaaaagatataaattgaaacacaatgaccaaaatgaaaatcagTCATAACACGGTGACTACTAGAAAGAAAACCAaaagttaacaaaaattataaccGTCAAACAAAGAATTTCATGATCCATCTTATGGAAAGCCTCGATCTTGGTGAAATAAAGGAGTAATATGCAAGTTGGACCCATGCATAGCAAACTTGTAAGCGGCTCCAATTCGACATCTAGGAATAACATGAATCCTAGGATTGCCTGTTGAAATGATGAGATTGCGAATAATGGTAATCCAATGATTTGATCTCCAATCATTTAAACATCAACCAATTTTGATAGCGGCAAGAAGCTCAGAATAAGAGATGAAGATATGTTGAACTGAAACATTATTATTGCAAATACTGTTAAGAGCCACAATCAAAGCATTAGCTTCTGCATCCATCCTAGACATTGTAAGGATATAACTGCAGCCTGCCAAAAAGATACATAAGTTTGAATTCGATATAAAGAAACCAGTGTCACCATCAGAGTGTTCTTCATGCCAGACTACAGAAGTAAATATTAACAGACCATCAGAAGTGAAAAAGTTGGAGATGATCAAGCTCTTACCTAGTTGAGGCTTAGCATAAGAAGAGAATTCCTTAGCATGCCCAATAGCTTTAGAGGCAATTGTGTTATAATAAGGCAATTCATTTCCTGAAAATGTAGTTGCATCTCGCTTTCCAAATAAACCAAACAGTGGCAATAGAAATTGCCTTAATAAAAGCAGGATGACAACCCGTGAAAGTTGAAGCCAATAACCAGAAGTGAAAACTATGGGGAAAAGACAAGCTTTTCCCAATAATTTGACTAACCAGATTCCAAATAAACTGAAATTTGGGGCAAGTATTAGAAAGGTGCTCAACAGTTTTCATGATATGAGTAACTTGTGTGTATTCCATGATAtgaaacaatcacattgaaaaaattttattaaattcaaaacaaaaccattGCAGGACATGAGGTACAAAATGaacaatttgagaaaaataaaaaaaataagtattcaTTGAAAGCTAGCTCTAAGCACCtaaccaatatatatacattccaTAGAttaaattatgatatttatatgCCAAATCTAAATCTCAAAACCCAACTCAATTTGTTTGATAATTTCAGTtgatttactaataaaataaatggaaatattaaaattcaagagatatttttttaatttttaaaaaaatactaatgaaAATTAATGTAGAGTTACCTAAATAAGtgattttgacttcaaattggATTCTATATCTCACCCTTGACTTGAGAGATATTGTGTTGCGAATGTCTCATCTCAACTTGAAGctggcttaaaaaaataatatttactaatGAAAATTGATGTAGGTGGTAAATATTTGGGTTGCCTAAACAAGtgattttgacttcaaattggATTCTTAATATTTTACCCCTGACTTAAGAGATATAATACTGCGAGTATCTCATCTTGAACTAAAGAGGTAAACATCTactataattaaatttactaaaattacataaaaaataaatttactaaatttaaaaatcaaatagatTTTTTCTAAATGATCAATAACAATAAACTCTTCacctttaataaataaacaaaaaactccaACAAAAATTTGACATATCAACATTAACATGAAGTTAAAGTTGCTCCCGCAACACATCATATAGTATCTCACCCATGACTTGAGAAATATAGTGTTGTGAGTATCTCATCCCGAAATCAAGAGGTAAAAGTCTActtgtaaattaaatatatatgtatatatatatatattagtgaaaATTGATGTATGTGGTAAATATTCGTTACTTAAACAAGtgattttgacttcaaattgaATTCTTCATGTCTCACCTTTGACTTGAGACTTGAGAGATATAGTGTTGCGAGTATCTCATCCCGAGCTGAAGAGGTAAAATCtactataattaaattatctaaaattacaaaaaaaatttactaaatttaaaaattaaatagattttttcaagtatctttaatattaatttacgGACAAAGTTAACGACAAAGTTAACTGCCCTAATTAGAACCAACCATTACTATTAACTCCATAACAAGAAAGTATTCACCTtccaacaaacaaaaagaaactccaataaaattttaacaaagcAGCATAAATAAGAAGATAAAGTTGTTCCCACAGCACATTAGAATACCCGGAAAGATATAATGTTGTGAGTATATTATCCGACTGAAGAGGTAAaaatctgtttctaatttatatatatatatatatattagtgaaaATCGATGTGTTTGAATTGCCGAAACAAGTGATTTTGACTTCAATTAGATTCTTAA
The window above is part of the Dioscorea cayenensis subsp. rotundata cultivar TDr96_F1 unplaced genomic scaffold, TDr96_F1_v2_PseudoChromosome.rev07_lg8_w22 25.fasta BLBR01001414.1, whole genome shotgun sequence genome. Proteins encoded here:
- the LOC120256385 gene encoding pathogenesis-related thaumatin-like protein 3.5, whose translation is MATHIRVIIFIFTSSVILLKHSEGARIFTIVNQCNEMVWPGITPGDNFGGGGFPLKSGQSIVFTAPVGWSGRIWGRSGCNFDSSGNGSCETGNCGTNLKCAGSGEPPATLAEFTLANPDFYDVSLVDGFNLPMSVRAVNGVSGNCSTAGCDGDLRDDCPSELAVKVGKRTVACRSACDVFNTDEYCCRGVHGNSMTCQPTYYSKKFKSVCPTAYSYAYDDPTSIFTCFGADYIITFCAGRKQTVCTYHDNRLICNGSNRSFEFVHKLLLFMISSILSLWLLA